Proteins encoded by one window of Ictidomys tridecemlineatus isolate mIctTri1 chromosome 7, mIctTri1.hap1, whole genome shotgun sequence:
- the Speg gene encoding striated muscle preferentially expressed protein kinase isoform X13 — protein sequence MSRQLNSAGLALPLPLFPLHSRPGCLCAQQAPPSQPTTFPAQPASHPASCWPPPPSLSPSRLLPLPQGQLSAGPPQGPPSGAGQAGLLLPGEPRRGGQWVSSRRAWCQDRAFGKVQAEVRVQSQGGSTSPFSSPITSDEEYLSPPEEFPEPGETWPGTPTMQLSPSQNHRSSDAGSKAPPTFKVSLMDQSVREGQDVIMSIRVQGEPKPVVSWLRNRQPVRPDQRRFAEEAEGGLCRLRILAAERGDAGFYTCKAVNEYGARQCEARLEVRAHPESRSLAVLAPLQDVNVGAGEMALFECLVAGPADVEVDWLCRGRLLQPALLKCKMHFDGRKCKLLLTSVHEDDSGVYTCKLSTAKDELTCSARLTVRPSLAPLFTRLLEDVEVLEGRAARFDCKISGTPPPSVTWTHFGHPVEESENLRLRQEGGLHSLHIAHVGSEDEGLYAVSATNTHGQANCSAQLYVEEPRTAASSPSSKLEKMPSIPEEPEQGELERLSIPDFLRPLQDLEVGLAKEAMLECQVTGLPYPTISWFHNGHRIQSSDDRRMTQYRDVHHLVFPAVGPQHAGVYKSVIANKLGKAACYAHLYVTDVVPGPPDGAPQVVAVTGRMVTLTWNPPRSLDMAIDPDSLTYTVQHQVLGSDQWTALATGLREPRWAATGLRKGLQHVFRVLSTTGKSSSKPSPPSEPTQLLEHGPPLEEAPAVLDKPDIVYVVEGQPAHVTITFNHVEAQVVWRSCRGALLEARTGVYELSQPDDDQYSLRICRVSRRDVGSLTCTARNRHGTQACSVTLELAEAPRFESIMEDVEVGAGETARFAVVVEGKPLPDITWYKDEVLLAESNHVSFVYEENECSLVVLSTGTQDGGVYTCTARNLAGEVSCKAELAVHSAQTAMEVEGVGEDGEHRGRRLSDFYDIHQEIGRGAFSYLRRVVERSSGLEFAAKFIPSQAKPKASARREARLLARLQHDCIVYFHEAFERRRGLVIVTELCTEELLERMARKPTVCESEIRAYMRQVLEGICYLHQSQVLHLDVKPENLLVWDGADGEEQVRICDFGNAQELTPGEPQYCQYGTPEFVAPEIVNQSPVSGVTDIWPVGVIAFLCLTGISPFVGENDRTTLMNIRNYNVAFEETTFLSLSREARGFLIKVLVQDQMRPTAEETLEHPWFKTQAKGAEVSTDHLKLFLSRRRWQRSQISYKCHLVLRPIPELLRAPPERVWVAMPRRTPPSGGLSSSSDSEEEELEELPTVPRPLQPEFSGSRVSLTDIPTEDEALGTPEAGAATPMDWQELGRAPSQDQEVPSPQALPSPGQEPPAGSSPRRGELRRGSSAESALPRAGPREPGRGLHKAASVELPQRRSPSPGATRLARGGLGEGEYAQRLQALRQRLLRGGPEDGKVSGLRGPLLESLGGRARDPRMARAASSEAAPHHQPPPETRGLQKSSSFSQGEAEPRGRHRRAGAPLEIPVARLGARRLQESPSLSALSEAQPPSPARPSVPKPSIPKPKEPATATPGGSPQPSAPLPTPEKAPEPTPEPGRASRPAQLPVALQTPALPLTPYAQIMQSLQLAGHSQPLQSPPSPSSEPKPHAAVFARVASPPPGVPEKRLPSPRAPPVLVEKARVPTVPPRPGSSLSSSIENLESEAVFEAKFKRSRESPLSRGLRLLSRSRSEERGPFRGAEDEDGMYRPSPAGTPLELVRRPERSRSVQDLRAVGEPGLVRRLSLSLSQKLRRTPPSQRHPAWEARGGDGESSEGGSSARGSPVLAVRRRLSSTLERLSSRLQRSGSSEDSGGASGRSTPLFGRLRRATSEGESLRRLGIPHNQLASQAGATTPSAESLGSEASATSGSSAPGESRSRLRWGFSRTRKDKGLSQPNLSASIQEDLGHQYVPSESDFPPVFHIKLKDQVLLEGEAATLLCLPAACPAPRISWMKDKQSLQSEPSVVIVSCKDGRQLLSIPRVGKRHAGLYECSATNVLGSITSSCTVAVARVPGKLAPPEVPQTYQDTALVLWKPGDSRAPCTYTLERRVDGESTWHPVSSGIPDCYYNVTHLPIGVTVRFRVACANRAGQGPFSNPSEKVLVRGTQDSSARPSAAHQDAPVTSGPARAQPPDSPTSLTLTPAPPAPQSASFSPSAPLTPPSQAWSSLKAVGPPPQTPPRKHRGLQATQQPEPTLPSAQVTLSEPKSFVPDTGTGTPTSTPQAVKPASSSTPLYMVTSFVSAPPAPEPPAPEPPPELTKVTVRSLSPGKEVVSSPGGGPPRSPTPEGTTLRQGLPQKPYTFLEEKARGRFGVVRACRENATGRTFVAKIVPYAAEGKRQVLQEYEVLRTLHHERLMSLHEAYITPRYLVLIAESCGNRELLCGLSDRFRYSEDDVATYVVQLLQGLDYLHGRHVLHLDIKPDNLLLAPDNTLKIVDFGSAQPYNPQALRPLGHRTGTLEFMAPEMVKGEPIGSATDIWGAGVLTYIMLSGHSPFYEPDPKETEARIVGGRFDAFQLYPNTSQSATLFLRKVLSVHPWSRPSLQDCLAHPWLQDAYLMKLRRQTLTFTTNRLKEFLGEQRRRRAEAATHHKVLLRSYPGSP from the exons ATGAGCAGGCAGCTAAATTCAGCTGGgctggctctgcccctccctctcttccccctccACTCCAGGCCAGGCTGCCTGTGTGCTCAGCAGGCGCCACCTTCCCAGCCCACCACCTTCCCAGCCCAGCCTGCCAGCCACCCAGCCTCTTGCTGGCCACCCCCACCTTCTCTGTCCCCCTCCaggctccttcccctcccccaggggCAGCTCAGTGCTGGGCCTCCCCAGGGTCCACCAAgtggggctgggcaggctggacTCCTGCTCCCTGGGGAGCCAAGGCGGGGTGGGCAGTGGGTAAGCAGCAGGAGGGCCTGGTGCCAGGACAGAGCCTTCGGAAAGGTGCAGGCTGAGGTCCGTGTGCAGTCTCAGG GTGGGTCCACATCCCCTTTCAGCAGTCCCATCACTTCTGACGAGGAGTACCTCAGTCCCCCAGAGGAGTTCCCAGAGCCTGGGGAGACCTGGCCCGGAACCCCCACCATGCAGCTCAGCCCCAGCCAGAACCACCGTTCTTCTGACGCTGGCTCCAAGGCACCCCCCACCTTCAAG GTCTCACTCATGGACCAGTCAGTACGAGAAGGCCAAGATGTCATCATGAGCATCCGTGTGCAGGGGGAGCCAAAGCCTGTGGTCTCCTG GCTAAGAAACCGCCAGCCTGTGCGCCCAGACCAGAGACGCTTTgcagaggaggctgagggagggctGTGCCGGCTGCGGATCCTGGCGGCCGAGCGGGGCGACGCTGGCTTCTACACCTGCAAAGCCGTCAATGAGTATGGCGCCCGGCAGTGTGAGGCCCGCCTGGAGGTCCGAG CACACCCTGAAAGCCGGTCCCTGGCCGTGCTGGCCCCCCTGCAGGACGTGAACGTGGGGGCCGGGGAGATGGCGCTGTTTGAGTGCCTGGTGGCAGGTCCTGCCGACGTGGAGGTGGACTGGCTGTGCCGTGGCCGCCTGCTGCAGCCTGCCCTGCTCAAATGCAAGATGCATTTCGATGGCCGCAAATGCAAGCTGCTGCTCACCTCTGTTCATGAGGACGACAGTGGTGTCTACACTTGCAAGCTCAGCACAGCCAAAG ATGAACTGACCTGCAGCGCCCGGCTGACCGTGCGGCCCTCACTGGCGCCCCTGTTCACCCGGCTGCTGGAAGACGTGGAGGTGCTAGAGGGCCGTGCTGCCCGCTTCGACTGCAAGATCAGCGGCACCCCACCACCGTCCGTTACCTGGACTCACTTTG GTCACCCTGTAGAGGAGAGTGAGAACTTGCGGCTGCGGCAGGAAGGAGGTCTGCACTCACTGCACATCGCCCATGTGGGCAGCGAGGATGAAGGGCTCTATGCAGTCAGTGCGACCAACACCCACGGCCAGGCTAACTGCTCGGCCCAGCTGTATGTGGAGGAGCCTCGGACAGCCGCCTCAAGCCCCAG CTCAAAGCTGGAGAAGATGCCGTCCATCCCTGAGGAGCCGGAACAGGGCGAGCTGGAGCGGCTGTCCATTCCTGACTTCCTGCGGCCACTGCAGGACCTGGAAGTGGGACTGGCCAAGGAGGCCATGCTAGAGTGCCAGGTGACTGGCCTGCCCTACCCCACCATCAGCTGGTTCCACAATGGCCACCGCATCCAGAGCAGTGACGACCGGCGCATGACACAGT ACAGGGATGTACATCACCTGGTGTTCCCTGCGGTGGGACCTCAGCATGCTGGCGTCTACAAGAGTGTCATCGCTAACAAGCTGGGCAAAGCTGCCTGCTATGCCCACCTCTATGTCACAG ATGTGGTTCCAGGTCCCCCAGATGGTGCCCCGCAGGTGGTGGCTGTGACGGGGAGGATGGTCACACTCACATGGAACCCCCCCAGGAGCCTGGACATGGCCATCG ACCCAGACTCCCTGACATACACGGTGCAGCACCAGGTGCTGGGCTCAGACCAGTGGACAGCGCTGGCCACAGGTCTGCGGGAGCCCAGGTGGGCGGCCACAGGGCTGCGGAAGGGGCTCCAGCATGTCTTCCGGGTCCTCAGCACCACCGGCAAGAGCAGCAGCAAGCCCTCACCCCCATCGGAGCCCACACAGCTGCTGGAGCATG GCCCACCCCTGGAGGAGGCCCCTGCTGTGCTGGACAAACCAGACATCGTGTATGTGGTAGAGGGACAGCCTGCCCATGTCACCATCACCTTCAACCATGTGGAGGCCCAGGTCGTCTGGAGGAG CTGCCGAGGGGCCCTCCTGGAGGCACGGACAGGTGTGTATGAGCTGAGCCAGCCGGATGATGACCAGTACTCTCTTCGGATCTGTCGGGTGAGCCGCCGGGACGTGGGGTCACTCACCTGTACTGCCCGCAACCGCCATGGCACACAGGCCTGCTCGGTCACACTGGAGCTGGCAG AGGCTCCCCGGTTTGAGTCCATCATGGAGGATGTGGAGGTTGGGGCTGGAGAAACTGCTCGCTTTGCTGTGGTGGTTGAGGGGAAACCTCTGCCAGACATCACATGGTACAAG GACGAGGTGCTGCTGGCTGAGAGCAACCATGTGAGCTTTGTATATGAAGAGAACGAGTGTTCCTTGGTGGTGCTCAGCACGGGGACCCAGGATGGGGGCGTCTACACCTGTACTGCCCGGAACCTGGCGGGGGAAGTCTCCTGCAAAGCAGAGTTGGCTGTGCACTCTG CTCAGACAGCTATGGAGGTCGAGGGGGTCGGGGAGGATGGAGAACATCGAGGAAGGAGACTCAGTGACTTTTATGACATTCACCAGGAGATTGGCAG GGGTGCCTTCTCCTACCTGCGGCGTGTGGTGGAACGCAGCTCTGGCCTGGAGTTTGCGGCCAAGTTCATCCCCAGCCAGGCAAAGCCCAAGGCATCAGCCCGGCGGGAAGCCCGGCTGCTGGCCCGGCTTCAGCACGATTGCATCGTCTACTTCCATGAGGCCTTCGAAAGGCGCCGGGGACTGGTCATtgtcactgagct CTGTACAGAGGAGCTGCTGGAGAGAATGGCCAGGAAACCCACCGTGTGTGAGTCTGAG ATCCGGGCCTACATGCGCCAGGTACTAGAGGGAATATGCTACCTGCATCAGAGCCAGGTGCTGCACCTCGATgtcaag CCTGAGAACCTGCTGGTGTGGGACGGTGCAGACGGCGAAGAGCAGGTGCGCATCTGTGATTTTGGGAATGCCCAGGAGCTGACTCCAGGAGAGCCCCAGTACTGCCAGTATGGCACACCTGAGTTCGTAGCTCCCGAGATCGTCAACCAGAGCCCTGTGTCTGGAGTCACTGACATCTG GCCTGTGGGCGTCATTGCCTTCCTTTG TCTGACCGGAATCTCCCCGTTTGTTGGAGAGAACGATCGGACAACACTGATGAACATCCGAAACTACAATGTGGCCTTTGAGGAGACCACATTCCTGAGCTTGAGCAGAGAGGCCCGGGGCTTCCTCATCAAAGTGCTGGTGCAGGACCAGAT GAGACCTACTGCAGAGGAGACTCTAGAACATCCTTGGTTCAAA ACACAGGCAAAGGGAGCCGAGGTGAGCACAGATCACCTGAAGCTCTTCCTGTCACGTCGGAGGTGGCAG CGCTCACAGATCAGTTACAAATGCCACCTGGTGCTGCGCCCCATCCCAGAGTTGCTGCGGGCGCCCCCAGAGAGGGTGTGGGTGGCCATGCCCAGAAGAACACCCCCCAGTGGGGGGCTCTCATCCTCCTCGGACTCGGAAGAGGAAGAGCTGGAGGAGTTGCCCACTGTTCCCCGCCCCCTGCAGCCGGAGTTCTCTGGCTCCAGGGTGTCCCTCACAGACATTCCCACTGAGGATGAGGCCCTGGGAACCCCAGAGGCTGGTGCTGCCACTCCCATGGATTGGCAAGAGCTGGGAAGGGCTCCCTCTCAGGACCAGGAGGTTCCCAGCCCCCaggccctcccctctccaggccAGGAGCCCCCAGCTGGGTCCAGTCCCAGGCGGGGAGAGCTCCGCAGGGGTAGCTCCGCTGAGAGCGCCCTGCCCCGGGCTGGGCCGCGGGAGCCGGGCCGGGGCCTGCACAAGGCGGCGTCTGTGGAGCTGCCGCAGCGCAGGAGCCCCAGCCCGGGAGCCACCCGCCTGGCCCGGGGAGGCCTGGGCGAGGGCGAGTACGCCCAGAGGCTGCAGGCGCTGCGTCAGCGGCTGCTACGAGGAGGTCCGGAGGATGGCAAGGTCAGCGGCCTCAGGGGCCCCCTGCTGGAAAGCCTGGGAGGCCGTGCCCGCGACCCCCGAATGGCGCGGGCTGCCTCCAGCGAGGCAGCGCCACACCACCAGCCGCCACCCGAGACGCGGGGCCTGCAAAAGAGCAGCAGCTTCTCGCAGGGAGAGGCGGAGCCTCGGGGGCGGCACCGCCGCGCCGGGGCACCCCTCGAAATCCCTGTAGCCAGACTTGGGGCCCGCAGGCTACAGGAGTCTCCCTCCTTGTCTGCCCTCAGCGAGGCCCAGCCGCCCAGCCCCGCGCGTCCCAGCGTTCCCAAACCTAGTATCCCCAAACCTAAGGAACCCGCTACTGCCACGCCAGGTGGTTCTCCCCAGCCCTCCGCACCCCTGCCTACCCCCGAGAAGGCCCCAGAGCCCACGCCAGAACCAGGCCGAGCCTCCAGGCCGGCACAGCTCCCCGTGGCTCTGCAAACCCCAGCGCTGCCCCTCACGCCCTATGCCCAGATCATGCAGTCGCTCCAGCTGGCCGGTCACTCCCAGCCCTTACAGAGCCCCCCATCGCCCTCGTCAGAGCCCAAGCCCCACGCGGCCGTATTCGCCAGGGTGGCCTCCCCGCCTCCAGGAGTCCCAGAGAAGCGCTTGCCTTCACCCAGGGCTCCCCCAGTGCTAGTCGAGAAAGCCAGGGTCCCCACGGTACCCCCCAGGCCAGGCAGCAGCCTTAGCAGCAGCATTGAGAACCTAGAGTCAGAGGCGGTGTTCGAAGCCAAGTTCAAGCGCAGCCGCGAATCGCCCCTGTCGCGGGGCCTGCGGCTACTGAGCCGGTCGCGTTCAGAGGAGCGTGGTCCCTTCCGCGGGGCCGAGGACGAGGATGGCATGTACCGGCCCAGCCCGGCGGGAACCCCGCTGGAACTGGTGAGACGGCCAGAACGCTCGCGCTCCGTGCAGGACCTGAGGGCTGTCGGGGAGCCGGGCCTCGTCCGCCGGCTCTCACTGTCGCTGTCCCAGAAGCTGCGGCGGACTCCACCCTCACAGCGCCACCCGGCCTGGGAGGCTCGAGGCGGAGACGGGGAGAGCTCAGAGGGCGGCAGCTCAGCGCGGGGCTCCCCGGTCCTGGCGGTGCGCAGGAGGCTCAGCTCCACGCTGGAGCGGCTGTCCAGCAGGTTACAGCGCAGCGGCAGCAGCGAGGACTCCGGGGGCGCCTCGGGCCGCAGCACGCCGCTGTTTGGACGTCTGCGCAGGGCCACCTCCGAAGGCGAGAGTCTGCGACGCCTTGGCATCCCACACAACCAACTGGCCTCTCAGGCCGGTGCCACTACTCCTTCCGCCGAGTCCCTGGGCTCTGAGGCCAGCGCCACCTCGGGCTCCTCAG CTCCAGGGGAAAGCCGAAGCCGGCTCCGCTGGGGCTTCTCACGGACGCGGAAGGACAAGGGCTTATCACAGCCAAACCTCTCTGCCAGCATCCAAGAGGACTTGGGTCACCAGTATGTGCCCAGTGAGTCAG ACTTCCCCCCAGTCTTCCACATCAAACTCAAGGACCAGGTGCTGCTGGAGGGGGAGGCAGCCACCCTGCTCTGCCTGCCAGCTGCCTGTCCTGCTCCCCGAATCTCCTGGATGAAAG ACAAGCAGTCCCTTCAGTCAGAGCCTTCGGTGGTCATTGTGTCCTGCAAAGATGGAAGGCAGCTGCTGAGCATCCCCCGGGTGGGCAAGCGACATGCCGGGCTGTATGAGTGCTCAGCCACCAATGTCCTAGGCAGCATCACCAGCTCCTGTACTGTGGCTGTGGCCC GTGTCCCAGGAAAACTAGCTCCTCCGGAGGTGCCCCAGACCTATCAGGACACGGCACTGGTGCTGTGGAAGCCGGGAGACAGCCGGGCTCCTTGCACGTACACACTGGAGCGGCGGGTGGATG GGGAGTCTACCTGGCACCCCGTGAGCTCAGGCATCCCTGATTGTTACTACAACGTGACACATCTGCCCATTGGTGTAACTGTGAGGTTCCGCGTGGCCTGTGCCAACCGTGCTGGACAGGGGCCCTTCAGCAACCCTTCTGAGAAGGTCCTCGTCAGGGGCACTCAAG aTTCTTCAGCTCGACCATCTGCTGCTCACCAAGATGCCCCTGTTACCTCAGGGCCAGCCAGGGCCCAGCCTCCTGACTCTCCTACCTCACTGACCCTGAccccagctcccccagccccccagtcAGCCTCTTTCAGCCCCTCAGCCCCTCTCACGCCCCCCAGCCAGGCCTGGTCATCACTCAAGGCTGTGGGTCCACCACCCCAAACCCCCCCACGAAAGCACAGGGGCCTGCAGGCCACTCAGCAACCAGAGCCCACCCTACCCAGTGCCCAGGTCACCCTAAGTGAGCCCAAGTCTTTTGTTCCTGACACTGGGACAGGGACTCCAACCTCCACCCCTCAAGCAGTTAAACCAGCGTCTTCCTCCACTCCCCTGTATATGGTGACTTCCTTTGTGTCTGCACCCCCAGCCCCCGAGCCCCCAGCCCCTGAGCCCCCTCCTGAGCTCACCAAGGTGACTGTGCGGAGCCTCAGCCCAGGCAAAGAGGTGGTCAGCTCCCCTGGGGGCGGCCCCCCCAGGTCCCCCACACCAGAGGGCACTActctgagacagggcctccctcaGAAACCCTACACCTTCCTGGAAGAAAAAGCCAG GGGCCGCTTTGGTGTCGTGCGAGCATGCCGGGAGAATGCCACAGGCCGTACATTTGTGGCCAAGATTGTGCCATATGCAGCAGAGGGCAAACGGCAAGTCCTGCAGGAATACGAAGTGCTCCGGACACTGCACCACGAGCGGCTTATGTCCCTGCATGAGGCCTACATCACCCCTCGGTACCTTGTGCTCATTGCTGAGAGCTGCGGCAACCGGGAACTCCTCTGTGGGCTCAGTGACAG GTTCCGGTATTCTGAAGATGACGTGGCCACCTATGTGGTGCAGCTGCTACAAGGTCTGGACTATCTCCATGGCCGCCACGTGTTACACCTGGACATCAAGCCGGACAATCTGCTGCTGGCCCCTGACAACACCCTCAAGATTGTGGACTTTGGCAGCGCCCAACCCTATAACCCCCAGGCCCTGCGACCCCTTGGCCACCGCACGGGCACGCTGGAGTTCATGG CTCCTGAGATGGTGAAGGGAGAACCCATTGGCTCTGCCACAGATATCTGGGGAGCAGGTGTGCTCACCTACATCAT GCTCAGTGGACACTCTCCATTCTATGAGCCAGACCCCAAAGAAACAGAGGCTCGGATTGTGGGGGGCCGTTTTGATGCCTTCCAGCTATACCCCAACACATCCCAGAGTGCCACCCTCTTCTTGCGAAAGGTTCTCTCAGTACATCCCTG GAGCCGGCCTTCCCTGCAGGACTGCCTGGCCCACCCGTGGCTGCAGGATGCCTATCTGATGAAGCTGCGCCGCCAGACACTCACCTTTACCACCAACCGACTCAAGGAGTTTCTGGGTGAGCAGCGGCGCCGCAGGGCTGAGGCCGCCACCCACCACAAGGTGCTGCTCCGTTCCTACCCTGGCAGCCCCTAG